AAATCCTCAATACGTTTTATGATCAGCTTGCCGCTAGCGATATTCAAAGCAAAACAAAGACCTTGCTGGATGAAGTCCTTGATTATACACTCTATCACTTTACCGAAGAAGAACGGTTTATGACAAAGATGGGCTACGAGAAACTTGAAGAACACAAACGGCTTCATGAAGAGATAAGAGAAAAAATCCAGGCTTTTCGTACATCAATGGATGAAGGAAAACTGGTAATGTCAATGAAAATAACCTCGGAACTCAAGGACTGGATTAAAAACCATATTTTGATTGAAGACAAAAAATATGCCGAGAAATATTTACAAACTCAACAATAGCGGGAAAGCCTAAAAGCCGTCGAGTATCTGTTGATCCAGATTAACGAGTCGGCCATTTTCCGATAATGTTTTTTTCATGTATGCCCGGTCCAGCCCTAATTCATTTACGAGTTTCAACAGCAATTCTTCGGGGATCAGGTTTTGCTCGGCATAAAGATAGATAAGGGCACGCTCGGCAATGCGGGCAACCTTGAGGGCATTCAGGTTTACCCGCTGTTCCTCATCGTGTCCGAATTTGTCCCGCAGATGACGGGCGAGAAGGGAATTCCCTCTTCGCTCCTGTAAGGCGGCAAGCTCCCGTTTCAGCGGATCACTATTGCCTCCGCTGGCCTGCTGGCCGAGAGGTTTCAAGGTAAAAAAGGTGTACTCCTTGCCGGGGAGGTAATGGTGGCGATCGCAGCGGGTACAATAATTCGGTTCCACGGCATCCTCTTTTTTTCGGTCCCCCCCAATCACGATGAGCGGATCAAAATAGAGAGCGGGACACTCCTCTCCATCTATTTGGTAGTAGCGGTAGGTATAGAAAGAATCCTCAAGGCAGTCGGGATGCTCACAGTAAGCGGTCAGGGGAAAAACATCGGTGGCGGTTTCGAGCATGAGCCGGGCCGTGGGATTGAAAATATCGCGCCTGAAATTCAGGATCAAAGCAGGAAAGATGAAGATAAGTCCACGACGCTGGCATTCGTTTCGTACAACGTAGACAAGCCGCTCATCGTAAAAACTGGCCTCATCAACGATCCAGGTACCGATTTCCGGCATGTCGTGTACAAGCTTTTCAAGGGCAAAGGAGTCACTTATCCTGGCGATGTAATCGCCGCAACGCTCATATCCACCCCGATAGGCAAGAGCATCCTCCGGATAATCGGGAAATCGCTGGGTGTCCAGTAACGAACGAATAAAAAAAACCTTCCTGCGATCGGCCCCGTCGGTACTGGTTTCCCGAGCAATAGCTTCGCTTTTTGTCAGGGCAACCTGAGCATCGCGCCAGACCCGCGCCGAATACTCGGTTTTGCCCGATCCCATAGGCCCGATGACAAGGATTCGGCGATCGGGACGGCTAAAATCGAAATGATTAAAGGAATGGTGCACCCGCACACTGGGAAATCCGAGGCTTTTGAGGAAGCTGATGGTCTCCGGATTGTTCTTGACTTCGTTCATGGCAGGTATTGTACCCGGAACGGATGGCTCTGGCCAGATAAACCTTGACCTGGGGCCGGGGAGAGAGTAATGTGCTTTCATGCTTGCTGAAAAACTATCAACCCCTATTTACTATCTGATGCTTTCGATCATGATCCTCAATCTTTTTCAAAGAAAGCATATGGCAACAGGAGAGAAGAAACGTTTCGCCACCCTGTGGCTTGCCGGAACTCTTCTTATCTTACAGATCGAGATCGGACTTCTCGCAGCGAATAAACAACCCGATTGGATGCTCATTCCCGCCTTTGCCCTTTACGCAGTCATCCTTTTTTTGCTGAGAAAGAAGATCTTTGTCTTCCGGCGGACCTGCGCCTCTTGCGGCGCACCTTTAGCCAGCAGGGAGTTCATCGGCAGAGATGACAACCTCTGTGCCACCTGCGCTCCGACACCGGAGGGAGAAGAGAAACCGGAAGAGGAAAAGAAAGAGAAGCCTCAGCCGATAACCATCGCAGCTCCAGAGATAGATGAAGAGAACCGTCATACACTGGGAAAGGGTACGCCTCGAGAAGAGATCCCCCGGGACACAGACGGAATCGATTGGGAGGCCTGGGAATTTGCGGAAAAAGCGGTCCTCTGCTATCTCTTTCGGGGAGACGAGGTACTACTGATACATAAGAAAACTGGACTGGGCAGGGGCCTTGTAAATGCTCCCGGCGGTAGGATAGAGGCAGCGGAAATGCCTATCGATGCAGCAATCCGTGAAATGCAGGAAGAGACCGGCATTACGCCAAAAGAGCTGAAAGAGGTTGCCAGCCTCCATTTCATCTTCACCGACGGCTATTCGCTCAAAGGAACGGTTTTCTTTGCCTATAACCATGAAGGCGAAGCACGAGCAACCGATGAAGCCGATCCATTCTGGACCCCAGTGGGGGAAATCCCGTTTGATAAGATGTGGGAAGACGATGCTCTCTGGCTTCCGAAGGTCCTTGAAGGGAAAAGGGTCACCGGCTATTTCATCTTTGAGGATGAAGCCATGGTAAGCCAAAAGATCATCGAATCATAAGGTACTACATACAATGACCCATCTCATGCTCATCGCCGCGGCCTTTATCTGGGGAATAAATCCGATGATCATGAAAATAGGCCTTGCGACCATTGATCCCCTTCGCTACAACACCCTTCGACTGCTGCTGGCCTTTCTTGTCTCTCTTATATTCGTTCTGCTGGGAAGACGCTGGAAGCCTGTAGCAAAAGAGGATAGGAAGCGGTTCATTGCGGTAGGGCTCGGTGGTTTTTTTATCTTCCAAGGTGGCTACACCTTTGGTGTACACGATACGGCGGCAAGCATTTCGGCAATTATCCTCGCCTTGCTTCCTGTTTTCGTTGCCGTCATCTCCATTGTAACCCGGCAGGAAAAAATCACTGTAAAAAAGGCCCTGGGAATAGCCCTTTCGGTTCTCGGTGTGGTGGCCATTACCGCCGGAGGAGAAGCTGTTTCCGTCAAGGGCACCTACTTTCGAGGGGTCCTGCTCCTGATCATTGCAGAGTTTGCCTATGCCGTATACACCGTATACGTACGCCCACTTACAAAACGATATTCCATCGAACAAATTGTCTGTATTGTGATCTTTATCGTACTGCTCCCCTTTCTGCTGATTTCGCTTCCCGTTTTTTTGCGGTCGGGTCTGTTCTTCCCGACGCCGGCTGAATTCTTCAGCATCGGCTATGCTGGGACCTTCGGGATTCTGATCGGAAATGTCCTTTGGAGTCATGGGGTAAAACGAATCGGCAGCACCGGCACAAGCATGTACAGCAATCTTAGTCCGATCTTCGGTGTCATCGCCGGTTTTCTTGTACTCGCCGAGCGCCTCGCCCCTCTCCAGGCAGCCGGAGGAGCAGCCGTGCTCCTCGGTGTTTGGGTCGTGAACAGAAAAAAGGCTTAGTTTTTGCTCTCGTCCGGTTCTTCGAAAACGATGGTAGTCCCTTCGATATTAAGTACATCTCCACCGCTCAGGCGCCTTTCACCCTTGAGCGGTTGGTTGTTGACGCTAACTCCGGCGCCTCCCACAATGGTGTAGTTCTTCTGTTGCTTATCGAACACAATGGTTACATCCCGGTCATGGGGAACCCCTCTGCCGGAAAGGGTAAGATCCGCCTGTTCCCCTCCTCCGATCACTGTCTTTTCCTGCTGTATCGCAATGGTTGCCGAACTGATCTTCGTGCCATATCCTGCACGAAGAATCCGCAAGGCAGCGTCGGAATGGAAGGTCCGGTTGCGAATCAAGAGAAGCAACAGCCAGATAAGAAGCACGGCGGGTAGAATCAAAAAGATTTTCCAAGGGAAAGGAACCACCGGCTGGCCGAACATGGTCGAGGTATAGTAGTAACGAACCGCTTCACTGTTTCCCTCAGGGCTTTTATGAATCAGTTTGACATAGGTCTTGTCGGTGGGAAACATCCCGGCCCGATAGCGGATCAGGTACTCTCCATCGATTTTTTGCCGAATATCATGGTAGATGCCTGTCAATTCCTCCTGGTCTTTTGCATCATAGACTGCTCCCCCGGTTTTGAGCGCCATCTCACCAAGGTACTGGTCCTTTTCCAAGCCGAAATGGATAGCGTATAAGGTAACACCATTGCGGATATACTCCTCCACAACCTCATCCGGGCTAAGCTGCTGATTCCCGTAGATGGGATGGAGGTTTCCACTATGGGCCGCATAGGAGTAATCCTCCCCATCGGAAAGGACAATGACGGCCCGGCGCCCGGACCGCTCTCCCACAGGAAGCGCCATATCGGCAAGCGCGTGGTAGAGTTCCGTATACGATTCGTCCGTTCCCGGGCGGCGAATACCGGAAAGCAACATATCCATTACGACGGGATCCCCGGCCTCATCCGCATGAAGTACAACATTTGTATTGAAGGTGGCAAAAGAGACGCTATCTCCGGCATGAAAGGAAGAGCCAACAAAGGTCCGAAGCGCATTGCGAGCATAGGTGGTACGCATGAGAGCAGGATCGCCAGTGGGATCACCGGAAAGGGTATCATACATACTCCCGGAGTTATCCATCAGCAGGAGGATGGATAGGCCTTGTGATTCGTGCGGATTCGGAGCTAACGATCGGATAAGCATAGGTTCGGAAAAAGTATCGGGACCATCCGATTCAAAAAGTTGAAAAGAATCCCCGGATATCCCCTTCAGGGGAGTTCCGGTATCATCGGTCAGAGAAACATAGAGATCAACCGACTGGGAAAGAAGCAGTGATGAAGAATCTATCTGCGTAATCTGCAGGGTCTCTGCAGAAAGTGTAAAAGCAGACGCCAAAAAAACAGTTATACAAACAACAGCGGCGAAACGATTCATACAAACCCCCATGATCCTCTATTCGGTAAGATAACAGATCTTCAGGGAACCGACCTGAATCACATCTTCATATTTTAGTAAGCGCTCTCCCCGGAGTGCCTCCTCATTGACCTTAGTCACTGCTTTCCCGGAGATATCTTTTATGTAGAGTTCTTTTCCCTTGGAATAAAAACGTATATGCCGAGGCTCAATATCGTGATACCCCTCTGCACTGATATCATTCGAAGAAGAGGTCCCCACAAAAAAGGAGGATTGGGAGAGGCTGTATTCCCGTCCCCGCTGAGGCCCGTTGAGGACGTGAAGGATGCCAAAGGAGAAGCTTCGTTCGGCAACCGCATAGCCGATTCCCACAAGCAAGCCGAACAAAATAAAGCCGACGGCCCGTATCACAAGAAGCCCCGAAAAATGAAGGCGGATCAGCTCGATGGCGGCCCCGCCAGCCGCTCCGCCGATAATACCCCCCAAAGCGCCTATTGCCGTCTTTCTCAGGCTACAGACTCTGATGCCATCCACAGCACCGACAAAAAGCCCAAGAAGCGCCCAGCCGATTCCTCTCGCCACGGGGACAGCAAGGTAGTTGGATGTTTTATCAAGGATGAAAAAGAGCACCCCCTGACCAAAAAGAAAACCGATCACCCCTCCGATTAATCCGACCGCCGCACCACTTGCAAGCCCATGTCCAAGTTTCTTTCCGTTCCGTGAGGTCAGCCCCTCTCCAGAGCCGAAAAAAAGGCCGAGAACGAGACCGAAGAGGGCACCCTGGACAATGCTGAAGATAAAATAGCCCGGAAAAAACGACTGAAATGAAAGGACAAGCTCCATCAGTGGCCATGCAGCCGCACCGGCAAGAATTCCCAAGGCTATGATAATGATTCTTTTAAGACCGATACTCATGCTTCGGCTCCTTTCATGGTTTTGATTTCTCCAATCGTGGGTTGAGATAGAGTGTACTTTGATCTTCCCGGATCAAAAGACTAAATTCCTTTTCCGTGTATCCCGGGGCAGAAATGCGAAATCGATATACCGATCCTGTTTTAAGCCCTTCGGCAAGCTCATCATTCCATGGAGTCCACCTTCCGCCCGTTTTGAGTTCAATGAGGGAAAGCGGGGTAATATCAACCCAGGTATCACGATCCTGAACAAAAAAATCGACCGAAAGCGGAAGCGTATGGGAGGTGGTGCACAGGGTGATGGTACGACCCTGCTCGCCCTGGTAAAGGTTGTGTTGTTCCTTTACGGTATGGAGCCTAAAGGTGTTCCAAAACAAGTTGTTCTCTATCTGGACCTTAAGACGATAATCACCTGCAGGAAGAAAAACCCGCCTGCTGACAAAATTCAGCTCTCCTTCCCGCTCTTGCGTGGGGAGAAGACGAAAACGTATCGGATCAATATCGAGGGCTGTTCCGTCTTCACCTGTATCGGCAAAAAGCCAGCCCCGCAAATAAAGGTCCTTCGGCTCCTTATAGGAATGATCCAGATGCAAGGCGATTCTCAAC
This portion of the Sediminispirochaeta bajacaliforniensis DSM 16054 genome encodes:
- a CDS encoding bacteriohemerythrin — protein: MSLITWNSDYELGIPGIDAQHKKFVEILNTFYDQLAASDIQSKTKTLLDEVLDYTLYHFTEEERFMTKMGYEKLEEHKRLHEEIREKIQAFRTSMDEGKLVMSMKITSELKDWIKNHILIEDKKYAEKYLQTQQ
- a CDS encoding thymidine kinase, which produces MNEVKNNPETISFLKSLGFPSVRVHHSFNHFDFSRPDRRILVIGPMGSGKTEYSARVWRDAQVALTKSEAIARETSTDGADRRKVFFIRSLLDTQRFPDYPEDALAYRGGYERCGDYIARISDSFALEKLVHDMPEIGTWIVDEASFYDERLVYVVRNECQRRGLIFIFPALILNFRRDIFNPTARLMLETATDVFPLTAYCEHPDCLEDSFYTYRYYQIDGEECPALYFDPLIVIGGDRKKEDAVEPNYCTRCDRHHYLPGKEYTFFTLKPLGQQASGGNSDPLKRELAALQERRGNSLLARHLRDKFGHDEEQRVNLNALKVARIAERALIYLYAEQNLIPEELLLKLVNELGLDRAYMKKTLSENGRLVNLDQQILDGF
- a CDS encoding 8-oxo-dGTP diphosphatase, which produces MLAEKLSTPIYYLMLSIMILNLFQRKHMATGEKKRFATLWLAGTLLILQIEIGLLAANKQPDWMLIPAFALYAVILFLLRKKIFVFRRTCASCGAPLASREFIGRDDNLCATCAPTPEGEEKPEEEKKEKPQPITIAAPEIDEENRHTLGKGTPREEIPRDTDGIDWEAWEFAEKAVLCYLFRGDEVLLIHKKTGLGRGLVNAPGGRIEAAEMPIDAAIREMQEETGITPKELKEVASLHFIFTDGYSLKGTVFFAYNHEGEARATDEADPFWTPVGEIPFDKMWEDDALWLPKVLEGKRVTGYFIFEDEAMVSQKIIES
- a CDS encoding DMT family transporter, with product MTHLMLIAAAFIWGINPMIMKIGLATIDPLRYNTLRLLLAFLVSLIFVLLGRRWKPVAKEDRKRFIAVGLGGFFIFQGGYTFGVHDTAASISAIILALLPVFVAVISIVTRQEKITVKKALGIALSVLGVVAITAGGEAVSVKGTYFRGVLLLIIAEFAYAVYTVYVRPLTKRYSIEQIVCIVIFIVLLPFLLISLPVFLRSGLFFPTPAEFFSIGYAGTFGILIGNVLWSHGVKRIGSTGTSMYSNLSPIFGVIAGFLVLAERLAPLQAAGGAAVLLGVWVVNRKKA
- a CDS encoding VWA domain-containing protein: MNRFAAVVCITVFLASAFTLSAETLQITQIDSSSLLLSQSVDLYVSLTDDTGTPLKGISGDSFQLFESDGPDTFSEPMLIRSLAPNPHESQGLSILLLMDNSGSMYDTLSGDPTGDPALMRTTYARNALRTFVGSSFHAGDSVSFATFNTNVVLHADEAGDPVVMDMLLSGIRRPGTDESYTELYHALADMALPVGERSGRRAVIVLSDGEDYSYAAHSGNLHPIYGNQQLSPDEVVEEYIRNGVTLYAIHFGLEKDQYLGEMALKTGGAVYDAKDQEELTGIYHDIRQKIDGEYLIRYRAGMFPTDKTYVKLIHKSPEGNSEAVRYYYTSTMFGQPVVPFPWKIFLILPAVLLIWLLLLLIRNRTFHSDAALRILRAGYGTKISSATIAIQQEKTVIGGGEQADLTLSGRGVPHDRDVTIVFDKQQKNYTIVGGAGVSVNNQPLKGERRLSGGDVLNIEGTTIVFEEPDESKN
- a CDS encoding FHA domain-containing protein — its product is MSIGLKRIIIIALGILAGAAAWPLMELVLSFQSFFPGYFIFSIVQGALFGLVLGLFFGSGEGLTSRNGKKLGHGLASGAAVGLIGGVIGFLFGQGVLFFILDKTSNYLAVPVARGIGWALLGLFVGAVDGIRVCSLRKTAIGALGGIIGGAAGGAAIELIRLHFSGLLVIRAVGFILFGLLVGIGYAVAERSFSFGILHVLNGPQRGREYSLSQSSFFVGTSSSNDISAEGYHDIEPRHIRFYSKGKELYIKDISGKAVTKVNEEALRGERLLKYEDVIQVGSLKICYLTE